Part of the Xiphophorus couchianus chromosome 8, X_couchianus-1.0, whole genome shotgun sequence genome is shown below.
AATTAATACAATTTGGTTATTGCTGCTGTTGGCCAGCAGAGGGACCTACAGTTACATTCACACCTTTCACATTGAGCCTTTTTCATATGaacataaaagtatttaaactaGATTTTGTACTACTTAAAGACTAAAGCTCATTGTTGATAAAATTTTGGTTTCCTTGCCTATAGTGGCACGTATATGATTGTGTACAGcagaataataagaaaaaccTATTGAGAAAAAGACAGCAATGTCACTTAGTTGGAACACTTTATTTAGCTTTAGGAGATATCTGTACATAAAATCCCTTgaatttttcttaaattcattGAAAGCATAATTTGTGCTCTgctttggaaacaaaaacaagaccaaatgagtttcattttactcaaaGCTAGAGAGGAAATTCAAAACAATCTGCTTGAGTTTAGCATCAGAAGCTTCAGATATTTTCCCATCAGTCCTGCAAAGAAGAGCAAAACTGTTACAACGCATTCTTACAATGGGAAGAAATAgatgcattatctttttcttacTTGATAGCTGCCAGCAAGTCTTGCTGCTGACTCAAGATGTGCTGAAGGAAAGCTTTTTCAAATTTAGTGATCTTGCTTGGTTCCATCTTGTCAAGGTGTCCTCTCACTCCAGCATAAATGACTGTTACCTGTTCTTCAATGGCCATtggagctgaaagaaaaaaaaacaggcaattAGAGTTGAAAATGAATCTCATCCACATGAAAACCTGGAACAAGCAGCTGACACTCACAGTACTGTCCCTGTTTAAGGAGTTCAGTCAGACGAACGCCACGGTTCAGCAGCTGCTGCGTGGCGGCGTCCAGATCAGAACCGAACTGAGCGAAAGCGGCCACCTCTCGATACTGGGCCAACTCCAGCTTCATCGTACCGGCCACCTAATGACAGGCAGCACAGGTTGTTTAAAGTGAAGCATTTGACAAGAGAGGATACCTCGGTGAAGACTAACCTGCTTCATGGCCCTGGTCTGGGCAGCGGATCCGACGCGCGACACTGACAGACCGACGTTTATGGCCGGACGAATACCTTTGTAGAACAGCTCGGTCTCCAGGAAGATCTGTGTGAGGAAACTTCATTTAAGGAAAAGCTAGAGACTGAGTATATCAGCGTCCAGCATGACAAATCAGCCGCTTGCCTGTCCATCTGTGATGGAGATGACGTTTGTTGGAATGTAGGCAGACACATCTCCAGCTTGTGTCTCAATAACAGGAAGAGCGGTGAGGGAGCCGCCACCAAAGTTATCATTCATCTTGGCAGCTCTCTCCAGCAGACGGGAATGCAAGTAGAAGACGTCTCCAGGGTAGGCCTCGCGACCTGGGGGACGGCGGAGCAACAGGGACATCTGACGATAGGCGACAGCCTACAGAGATGATCAACAAGGTATAATCAATGTTCAATCCAGGACCTGGGTGCCATCTTTTCTAAAACCCCCCGAGGCAGGAGTTGAAGTTTCACCTGCTTTGAAAGATCGTCGTAGATGATGAGGGCATGCTTTCCGTTGTCTCTGAAATACTCCCCCATGGAGCAGCCAGAGTAGGGAGCCAGGTACTGCAGAGGCGCAGCATCGGAGGCAGTGGCCGACACCACTATGGTGTACTTCATAGCATCGGCGTCTGTCAGCCTCTTCACCAGCTGAGCCACAGTGGATCTCTTCTGGCCAATAGCAACATAGATGCAATACAGCTTTTTCTTCTCGTCAGTTCCGTCATTGAAACGTTTCTGGTTGATGATGGTGTCAATGGCGATGGCAGTtttgctgcaaaacaaacacgGAAACCTTAGCTGACATCCACAATGATATACATATGATGAATATCTATAGcccttgatatttttttaatcacagtacaaccacaaactacaATAATTTATTCGCAGTAGGAATACAATCTGGATCTAACATTTGAATATGCTTGAACCATTGCATAGTgtctctggctgtatgtttggTGTCACTGTCCTGCCAGGAAGTGAACCTCCACACTAGTCTGAAGATTTCTGCAGCatcaaacaggttttcttttctattgTTGCCccgtatttagctccatccatccttcccATTAATTTCAACCAACTTCCATGTCCctgtttaagaaaaacaggGACATGTTTTACTTGATAGCTGCTAGAATTAAATATATATGACTATATTTCATTCTAGATGTTTGGGGTGATTCTTAATGTTCCCACAGTGACAAACTGGAAGACAAACAGCTCCTGTGTCCCTTAAATTAGTTCATCACTGCAGAAGAAATTactatataataataattaaacttaCGAAGTTATGTAGAACCCAAAATCCAACTTTAATGGATTAGATGCAAGGGCGTCTAAAACCACTGCCAATAACATCTCAGCATGCTGTGTGCTAAAATATTCTCTTTGAGCAGCATCCCGTTACCCTGTCTGCCTGTCTCCAATGATGAGCTCACGTTGTCCACGGCCAATGGGGACCAAGCTGTCTACGGCTTTGATGCCGGTCTGCATGGGCTCCCTCACAGAGATACGGGGAATGATACCGGGGGCTTTCAGACCCACACGCCGGCGCACCTTGGAGCCAAGAGGGCCCTTTTGGAGAGGACAGAGGAAAAAAGTCATTCTGTTTCTTCTAGAAGCTAAGAACTTGTGGAATTAATATTAGAACAACCCCCGAAAGACAGCACAACAACGCAAGGGagcaataaattaaaaggaGTACCTTTCCATCAATAGCATTTCCCAGAGCATCAACAACTCTGCCTAGGAGTTCTTCACCAACAGGCACATCGACGATGGCACCAGTTCTTTTGACAATGTCGCCTTCTTTGATCAGCTTGTCATTACCAAACACCACAACACCAACATTGTCAGGCTCCAAGTTCAGGGACATGCcctggaaaagaaaatgcttgATTTCAGAAGCAGCCATCAAATGcacacacaacaaaataataGATGTTAAATAAGtgcaaagattcagaccaactTTGTTTATCAAGCAAAAACAATAGTTTCTCCAGGTTGGGTACTGAATCGAAGGTTTACACCGTCACCTTGAGACCAGAGGAGAACTCCACCATCTCCTCTGCCTGCACGTTCCTGAGGCCGTACACTCTGGCAATACCATCACCAATGGACAGGACACGGCCAGTCTCCTCTAAATCAGCGCTGGTGTCAGCTCCCATGATCTTCTCCTCCAAAATGGATGACACTTCAGCTGTGCCTTtacagagtaaataaaaaaaaaaaaaaacttgttacGGATAAAGCCAAAAATTCATAAAGACCTGCAGGAGATTCCTGGCACACTGACCTGTTTTTTGGAGCCAATGCTGCGCAGTGTGCAGATTCTTGGCTCCGACGCATGCTGCCGCAACATTCTTAGATACCTTtaacacagaaagaaatgataaatgaaTTAGATTAAATGCTTCAAGGTGTACCAAGGTTACATTTCAAAACtgcttaaactttaaataattttgtccctactttaagtaattttattggGATGCCAGAGAAACTGCAGGAAGTGACTGTATATGAGTGATGCAACTCTCCCCCTCCCTTAgatgttgctgcacactgccatTCAGCTGATTTTAAGAATAGCTTCTGTCTATACAAAAACCCCGTACATATTCAGCTCTCTGGAAAGATTTctggatgagaaaaaaataaacaatataagcAGTCCTGCTGTTGAACCTAACGTAGCTCAGATGTCTGAAAGTAAACATTTCTCATCTACAGCATATATACAAGAAAGCAGGTGCAATCACACCATTACATGCAGCATTTAAGAAAGGTTTGTGAAACTTTGTAATGATTCCATAAACATATCATTAAGGCCACTGCCTGGCTGCTAGTGATTATTAACAATATAACTACTGTTTTTATGCTGTTTCAATTTGATGCCTGAATCATAATATGCCTTGTCACAGGATcgattaaaaaatgtcagaagttatgattaaatttttaaaaaattctctaCTGTACTAGCAACCAAAACACTTTACTACATGCCAAAGCTGAAAGGACAAGGAGGTTTTTTGTttagagtatttttactatattTGTACAAAGTAAGTATTTAAGGCAAGCTCAAATCTTGGCTGAtatcatatttttgttcattataAAATGATCTAGTTATATCAGAAAAAgctaaactattttttaaaagcagcattataataatataattaaaaagtcAGGCTCACTTTCACATGAGCCTAAAACTTAACAGAGAGTATACAAAAAGCAGGGAACAGATTTCACCCCAAAATTAATACAGTCACCTGAGAACACTTGTTGGGTTAGAAAATGCTTGTGTTTCAAATATCTCAAAGTGAATTATTTGGCAGCAGAACTTGTGTAGAAATATCTACAGTTTAATGAAAAAGGATGACAATCCACAGTTGCTTGTATCTTATCTGTAAAAGACTTCCCAATCCACTATTGTGGCAGCTAACTAAaagcagaggtggggactcgagtcacatgacttggactcgagtcagactcgagtcgttaaaatcacgacttgagacttgacttgaaaaaatgctcaaagactcggacttgactttgactttcatgccattgacttgggacttgactcgacttgaagctgtttacttgaaaagacttgatattttttactcagtcttaaaatttaaaacacattatttataaagtggcgtcattaattaatgtcactcattccgtatcaatatgcgcagaccgtcactatggttttcctctct
Proteins encoded:
- the atp5fa1 gene encoding ATP synthase F(1) complex subunit alpha, mitochondrial; the encoded protein is MPSFILKYFRVAVTSTHGAALSATLLSLGPGSRTYLQVSNMLSVRLAAALARNLPRRAGFVSKNVAAACVGAKNLHTAQHWLQKTGTAEVSSILEEKIMGADTSADLEETGRVLSIGDGIARVYGLRNVQAEEMVEFSSGLKGMSLNLEPDNVGVVVFGNDKLIKEGDIVKRTGAIVDVPVGEELLGRVVDALGNAIDGKGPLGSKVRRRVGLKAPGIIPRISVREPMQTGIKAVDSLVPIGRGQRELIIGDRQTGKTAIAIDTIINQKRFNDGTDEKKKLYCIYVAIGQKRSTVAQLVKRLTDADAMKYTIVVSATASDAAPLQYLAPYSGCSMGEYFRDNGKHALIIYDDLSKQAVAYRQMSLLLRRPPGREAYPGDVFYLHSRLLERAAKMNDNFGGGSLTALPVIETQAGDVSAYIPTNVISITDGQIFLETELFYKGIRPAINVGLSVSRVGSAAQTRAMKQVAGTMKLELAQYREVAAFAQFGSDLDAATQQLLNRGVRLTELLKQGQYSPMAIEEQVTVIYAGVRGHLDKMEPSKITKFEKAFLQHILSQQQDLLAAIKTDGKISEASDAKLKQIVLNFLSSFE